The genomic segment TTCAAAATCCTTGTTCTTACTGTTAAGGTTTAATTCCTATTTGTATATAAACCATCTTGCTGGGGTTTAATTCATTCAAAAGCTGCATTgaatgaaaattgaaaatatagAGAGGGGATGTGTTGCTGACATTAAAAGACCAATCTCCTCAAGCCTAGTTGGCTCTTTCACATATTCCCTAGTTTATCAAAGTGATTAAGTGCATAACATATGTTGattgagattttaaaaatgaattacagtaatgttagaagagagaacaagacatgcatttctgtctctctgcattCTGCAGCATTTATATTAATTAACAACATTCAAGTCAGACTTGACCTGAAAATGTGGGAAATGTTACTTGGTCTGACCTAATAGGATTGCAGTCATAACTTTTATGTAAAAGTGACCAGGGTACCTAGTCAGACATAAGACTAACATGTTAAGTTgccattacatttatataaaggATGGCGTGTCTGACAGGGGCATCAGGTACATGTAAAGACTAATCATCAGATACCTGTGTGAGGTTGGTGTCCTGTGCACGAGGCAGCAAGCCagtgaagagaggagagctgtAGAAACCCACCACTGAGGACACCATCAGGTAGCTGACAGTTATTTTAAGGACAACACAGTAAAGAAGAGTAAAACATGTAGATATAGAGTAAACAACATCTAAAATACAAAtgaccattttttaaatatatgaacatGACAGCATGAGTCAGCATCAGCACTGGTCAAATATGAAGCATAGATTGTTAGGGTCAAATGGACACAACAAGTTAAAACTGTGTAAACAAGATAAAAGGATACAGGATAAGGACTACTTGAACTGCAGCGCCCAGTGAGCCAAACATGGAGAAGGAGGCCATCCCCAGGTGAGGgtcctaaaacacacacatacacatacaaacagtcaTCAGTGTGCACAGATGACCAACTGTTGCACACCAAGTGGGACATGTTCAGTTTCTTTCCTCACCTCCATTCCTCTGGGCAAAGCTGTCTCATCAAGGAGCAACTCCAGCACATTGAAACAGACCATCAGTACACACATCACCTGAAGAGACATAAACAGCAACATAAATAGAAATAGCTGCTTGAATTAATGAGTAAAAACCTCCTGTCAGGAagatatgaatttaaaaaaagaataccGTCAGCGCTAGGAGCACAAGCATGGCCAGTGGATAACCCAGGTTTCTTTGCCATGGGGACGCTTTCCTACGCATCTCTGTGgggaaaacaagaagaaaatgagagaagagCAATAACAAATGAGTGTACAGCAACAAATGACTGTACACTGTCATCATCATGTGAAAATCCCAGCAGAGAGCAGCCTGTTCACTCAATCTTACCGAGGGCGATGCGCTTGCTCCGAGCTGTCTGATGCTCTTTTTTCATCACCTCCATGTTCAGCTTGACCCAGCATGACGTACTGCCATCTTCAACCGTGAAAGAGACGAAAAGTCAATCAGTCAGCTTTAAAGTGAATCATCAGATGGTGCGAACGAGTGTCTTCATGACAACCAACTCACAGTGTAGTTTCCTTGAGAGTGAGTCTTCCTCAAATGAAGTGCAGCTCAGAGTATCTTCTACATCTTCCAACAGCTGAGGGGGGTACATCAATGAAATGGCTCTTAATGATTATGTAATTTGTCCAAAATTGTGATTAATTACTTAATACTTGCAAAACTGAAGACATCCTGACTTTATTGCTGATTGGAAAATATTGCATTCTAACACTCTAAACTAAGATGGGTTAATATTTAGCTCAAAGCTCCACTGTCCCTAAATACAGCATCACAGAGCCACCAGCATAAAATCAATtctatttatatagcacatttaaaaacaacctgagTTGGAGTGCTGCACAAATTATAGCAGAGGGCACAACAGTAACAAGTGAAAGGACATCAGCAATAAAAGGGTACAAGCAACAATGAATGGCGATAATAAAATACAAGGCAATATCAAAATGTGTGAagaaatgtaaaacagaaaacaggagTAGAAGTTATAAGATCAAttgattaaaagagaaaaaaaaaagagtaaccAAAAGCTGTTTTTTCATGAATGTCTTGGGTTTTGTTTTAAGTGTTAATGGAGGGGGAACGTTTGATCGAAAGCAGAAGACTATTCAAAAGCTTTTGAACTGCAACCGTAAAGGCACAATTTCCCTCTCCAAGCAGCCTCCATGCTGGAACAGTTAAAAGCAATTGTTTTGAGGATCTAAGGGGCCTAGAGCTGGATTAGGTGCAGAGGAGTTCTGAACTGTAGAAGGGTGCCGGCCCATGTatggctttaaaaacaaataaaacagccTTGAATTCGGTCCTGTATTTGACAGGTAGCCAGTACAGGTGTTGTAGCTAGGACAGGTGCAGGGCTTTTCAGTATTCTGCACCAGCTGCAGGCGAGACAAAGAGGACTGGCCAACACCCAGGTACAGTCAGCTGCAGTAATATGTGGCATAGCTTTAGACTCTACtctcatttttttaagtttacatTTTGGGTTCGTCACTCACCCGGGGTTTGACCAATAGGCTGCCAGTCACGCTGAACATCCGGGACAACCCAAAGGGAGTGCACACTGAGGAGACAAGAACAAAAGATTGGTCTTGGTTTAAGtgatacgtttttttttttgcctctgatgtaaatgtgtgattaagATAAACTTACACAAAAGCAGCAACACTCCAAACAGAGAGATGCCTGAGTACAAGTAGGGAAGGTAATACTCCCACAGATCTGAAaatcagaggaagagagaatgaGCATTTAAATCAAAAAATTGTGAAACCAGCTGTCACTGAAAGATCTGCAGGTACATTGATGGTGACTCACCGTAGAGGCTCTTCCTGGCCATGTTGTCGTGGAGGAGGGCTGATGCCACCCACACAATGCCAAGGACAAGCAGAGcaagcagcaacagcagtaCAACGGCTTCATACACTCGTGCCATCACCCCCtagacacacaaaacacatttcctgttaTCAACAGGTTCAAACACAGATGCTGCCAAATTCATTTGTTTCCGAACACCAAAGCTGGTACCTTTTTGGACCCTGCAAATCCCTCCGACTCCGTGAAGAAGTAAGCAAAGGGCATGAGGAAGACCAGGGACAAATTGGAGAAAAGGAAAACTAGGTTCCACAAGCCTGACAAAGAAGAAGGTACATTTTAGAGATCTTCATTTTTCACTGCAAACATTGCAGCAAAACACTGCCAATACTACAGTCAACCACTGTGTGGCATAGACCTGCCAAGTAGTAAGACACAACTGGCTACCTTGTCAAAGTGCTAAAAAACTAAATTGTAATTGTTTAAAATTAATACAAACAGAGGAAAAGCTACAGGCCTGTTGATTTTTGGGCTTTATTTTACATCTCAGTGGGTCGGTTACAAAACATTGGCAGTGGAGTTGGAGAGCTTGACTGAGATAAACACCAGCTATTTGTCAACAGTTGGACCATTTTCCCCCCAAACAATGCGCCCAGTCAGGTCACAGCCACTCTATCCATAATAATTAGCCGTTTGGACGCCGGCCCGTGTTGTATTGATTTACCAGTGATCCCAATTAAATCTGATCCAGTTTGAAAACAGCAACGTCCTCTTTTGTGTGACAACATTCTACAATTATTAACTGTTGCTTTTGTGTTGTTGACAAAGAAATAGAGTGAGGTGTACCGTGGATGAGCGATCCATTGAGCCACTGCATGTAGTAACTCTGCGGGAAGGTGAGCAGCACCTCATTGGACAGAATAGAGATGGGGAGAAGGAGCACGGCACACGCTGCAACAGACAGGGTGAACGTACACAGCCACAGCCtatgagagggggaaaaaaaagacaggatcagtgtgtgtttgtgtttagccTCAGCGTCGCAGTGCAGCCTAGGTGAAAGTCTAGGGTGGCTAGGGTGGCCAGGGATAAGGTAATACAGTGCCAGCGTGTAGGGACAAAGGGCGGAGAGACGTTGGAATGTCGCATCCCAACCAACAACCTCAtcaacacacaagcacacatgaCACACAGGGCAATAAATCTGACAGGCCCTCAGGCTAGTACACATGTCACGTTGACTGAGGTATCGGCTCCaacattcacactgactgaatcaGAGTGAGTGAGAACAAATTGCTGTGGGTCAGTTAATCATTAAAAGGTTTGTACTTACGCAATTTTGTTGACGGTGGCATCTTCAATATCATCTGAAAGATAACAGATAAACAAGGATTATATGTACTGCAAAGAACGACTAACTTGCTAATTAGATTCTTCACTTGCTTTTACAATGATAAGTTGACAGACATAACCAAATTACGGTATTTTGGAACTTTGGCAATCGTAGAAAGTTTTAACACATTCTTGGTGCGATAAGATAAAGTGTTGAAATATTTATAAACAGAAAGTCTAAGTTGTCAGTTGAGAGGTAAAACCTGTCAGGGGAGGAGTGTGCGTACTGTGGTATATACATAGATGTGTAGGTGAAAGCTGTAGTACAAGCAGTCCAtatgagaagaaagaaaacagcagtcTCACTGGCCTCAGAGAGGGGAGTGAGTGGGGGTACAGCATGTTAGGAACATTCTGTTCAAGCAGGACCAAGAGTCTCCTGTAAAAACGACCTTACGAATGCACAACAACTGCAAAGAGTGGAGTAATAACCTCATTTTGTATGCCCAGAATACTCTATACTATACAcctatatatatacactaataCCTATTTACTATTATGCAACATGCTATTAATGTCTAAAACTATACTGTAAGAATTGCTGCACTTTGCCAAATACACACcgctacacactgtattgtaaCTACTTGCTATGTAAAtgttgatatagatatatatagatattcaATACTGAGGTGAAGCTTCAGCAGTGAAATGCAGTCCTTGTCTCCTTAGTGTCAAAAACAAGTCAGTCAAATGTTATTGCACAATCGTCGTTAAGCTGCAGGTCACAACTGCTCTGTGGTTGTTGATACACAGCTACAACAGTGAGCTAATGCATAGCaggtttctttaaaaaaacaagagcacagaaaagaaaaaaagaaaaagaaaagagagagctgGCCATCTCCCAGATTCCAACCCGCCCAGCTGCAGC from the Scomber japonicus isolate fScoJap1 chromosome 4, fScoJap1.pri, whole genome shotgun sequence genome contains:
- the lmbr1l gene encoding limb region 1 homolog-like protein, giving the protein METDDVSVREQLFHNRVRETIICVLLFSCLYMVCYLILTHFKKTAEFITDDIEDATVNKIALWLCTFTLSVAACAVLLLPISILSNEVLLTFPQSYYMQWLNGSLIHGLWNLVFLFSNLSLVFLMPFAYFFTESEGFAGSKKGVMARVYEAVVLLLLLALLVLGIVWVASALLHDNMARKSLYDLWEYYLPYLYSGISLFGVLLLLLCTPFGLSRMFSVTGSLLVKPRLLEDVEDTLSCTSFEEDSLSRKLHYGSTSCWVKLNMEVMKKEHQTARSKRIALEMRRKASPWQRNLGYPLAMLVLLALTVMCVLMVCFNVLELLLDETALPRGMEDPHLGMASFSMFGSLGAAVQVVLILYLMVSSVVGFYSSPLFTGLLPRAQDTNLTQIIANCVSLLILSSALPVFSRTLGITRFDLLGDFGRYNWLGNFYIVFMYNMLFAGLTSASLIKTVTWAVQRELIRAFGLHRLPLTVSRSTVPFRLLLASGLSKIQ